CCGCAACAGGTGTCGTTCCTGCGGCCGCAGTCGACGCAACCTGATCTCTACCGGACGGGCCATACCAGTTCCTCCTTGAGGAACCAATATGCACTTGTTGAATATTCTTAGCAAATAATAGTTGCTACAGCACTAGAGATGCCGTTGAATGCGCCACGACGGGGCGGTCGACCGGGGGCAGCGCGCTCGAACCGGGCGCAACATACAACACTATAGCCACCAGCGCGCCGAACCTGGCGGCGTTCCGCTCGACGGTGGACATAGGATTTGCCTCCTTACTCTCAACCGAGCTTTATCCCAGATGTCACTATACCATCATAATATAGCAAAATCGAGCCACCTGTCCCGTGTAGTTTCGGGTGGTTTGGTCCCGGTCATCTCCCCTGAATTGGCTTGCCGGAACCGAGATTCTGCCCGATTGTACCAGTCCGAAACAGGAAAGCAGCGGCGATAATGCGTGTGACTCAAATCTGGACAGTGATATCACTGGCTCTGACTCTGGTGCTCTCGCTTGTCGTGTGTGGCAGGTGGGCACAACGACCCGAGGATAGGACGGCCATGCAGGAGCCGGGCCTTTACGAAATCTTCTGGGTCGATCCGCAGATCATCTACGCGGATACGCTGATGACTCTGATTCGCTCGGAGAGAATAGACTCGTCGAGAATTGACCCCGCTGAACTGAGCACGCATCAGCCCGCGGCCATAGCGATTCGAGTCTATCAATCGTCGTGCAATGTCGCGGTGGGGCTGCACGACTCCAGCCTGCGTCTGATTCGCCCGTTGCTTGTGAGGAATCTCCCGGCCGGCTTCTATCGGCTTACTTTGCACCACGACCGCTTCCGGGAGCCGTCGCTGCCGCCGGGCCGGTACTTTCTCAAGGAAGATTATTGCGGCCGGACAGAGATGGCGACGTTTTCGGTGCCGTAGGGCGGGGCCGCTTTGCTTGCTCGGCGAGGCGAGAACCCGCCATCGATGGCCGAAGCGCCAAGGCCTGCCCTGAGCTCCGCGAAGGGGGCTCTGCCCTGCGGATTGCTAATTGACCGCCAGTCCCAACTTGTCTAATAATTGCGCAGAGGGAGCGCTCCGATACCCGACCGCAGAGCCGATATATGGGAATGTCCCCACGTCTCGCCCGGCGAGATCAGGGAAGGTGAGAATTCCGATCCTTTAGGAGCCAAAACATGCCCAATATCCTGGTGGTCGAAGACAAAGACTCCATGCGCAATATGCTCCACGAAACCCTGACCGAGGAGGGCTATCGGGTCGATTCGGTACCCAACGGCCGTCAGGCGATCGACCTCGTCAGCATCAAATCCTACGATCTCGTCCTGACCGATCTTCGGATGCCGGAGGTCGACGGTCTCGCGCTGCTCTCGCGGGTAAAGGAGCTCGACTCGGACACGTCGGTGATTGTCATGACTGCTTACGGCACGATCGAGGACGCGGTCTCGGCGATGAAAAACGGCGCGTTCGACTTCCTGACTAAACCATTTGACACCGAGCACCTCTGCGTGCTGGTGGGGCGCGCGCTCGAAAACCGGCGTCTGCTTGCGGAAAACAGTCTGCTCAGAGAAGAGCTGCTTTCGCAGTACGGTATCGACAACATCATCGGCAAGAACGCCAAAATGATCGAGCTGGGCCAGTTGGTGCAGAAAGTCTCGCGCAGCGACGCCTCGGTGCTGCTGCAGGGCGAGTCCGGCACCGGCAAGGAGCTGTTTGCGCGCGCTATTCATAACCTCTCGCCGCGCAAAGACGGCCCCTACATCACGATCAACTGCGCCGCGATTCCGGGGGAACTCCTCGAGAACGAATTGTTCGGCTCGGAAAAAGGAGCGTTTACCGGCGCCCATGCGCGGAAGATGGGCAAGTTCGAGATTGCCGACGGCGGGACGATCTTCCTCGATGAAATCGGCGACATGGACGTGGCGTTGCAGGCGAAATTGCTGCGCGTGCTCCAGCAGAAGAACTTCGAACGGCTGGGGGGCAACAAGACGGTCGATGTCGACGTGCGCGTGATCGCAGCGACCAACATGGACCTGCCGGAGTTGATTCGGCAGAAGAGGTTCCGCGAGGATTTGTACTATCGCCTGTCTGTCTTTCCCCTGAATATCCCGTCGTTGAGAGACCGGCCCGATGATGTCCCGCTGCTGTCTGAGGCGTTCGTGGCCAAGTACTGCCGGGAGATGCGCAAGCCGGAGAAGGCGCTCACCAAGGAGGCGATGAGCCTGCTGGAAAAGTACCACTGGCCGGGCAATGTCAGGGAGCTGGAGAACACGATTGAGCGCGCGGTGATTCTCGCCGAGGGGCGCAAGATCACGCCGGAGCATTTGGCGATTCGGCTGCGCCGCACCGATGAAATCCAGCTTCGCGAGGGGGCGGGCCTGAAGGAGATCGGCGCGTACGCCCAGATGCAGGCCGAGCGGGGGGCGATTATCCGGGTGCTGAAGGAAGTGCGCGGGAACAAACGCAAGGCGGCGCGCGTGCTCAAAATCGACTACACGACCCTGTTCGACAAAATCAAGAAGTACAACATCGACAGAGAAGAGGAATAGGCGCCGACTCGCCCTTGGGAGGCTGTCTCAAAACCTCGATCTGTTGCGTCAGGTCTTGCTTAGAGCCCGACACGCTCCGCGGGTCGGGCCCGAAGTGTGACCTGACGCCATCGATCTTGATTGCGCTGCAGGGCGTCAGTTCACACCCCTCTTGCCTTATTCAACGGTCAAGGCAAAAGAGACAAGAACTGACGAAACTGTTTCCCGATCTTTTGGAACAGATCTCGCCAAAATGCCCCGTGGGGCGGCACAAAACTATTGACACTGCAACCCGTAAGCATTTATATCGTTATATGTACATAGGCGTATGCATCAGTTACGCCGGGTGCGGATAAGACTATGGACGAGAGAATCTACAGCAGGTATTTCAAGGCTTTTGGCGAGCCGACCCGCCTGAGGATTCTTCGGTTGCTGACCGGCAAGCCTCTGACGGTCAACGAAATAGCTGAGAGGATCGACCTGGCGCAGTCGACTGTCAGCCGCCATCTGGCGGTGCTTCGAGAGGCGGGGATCCTCAGCGACCGTCGTGACGGCCAGCAGGTGTTCTACAGCCTGAACAAGGGGACGGTGCGGGCGTGCTGCGATGGTTTCTGCGACTGCCTGGACATATCGCCGCGGGAGCGGGCCAAGAAAAAGTGAGCGGGGAGTGATTTTTTTTGAAACTTCTATCGATATATGCACATATACGCATATAGACAAGAGAAAACATGCCGGGCGAGCCGGCCCGGCCAGGCAAAGGCAAGTATGAGACAGGTAAGGAAAGGAGAGCACGAAATGGTTCGTTACAGAATACCGCGCGTGGCTCATTGCTGCAGCGGCAGTAAGTGAGCGTCCCGGGCATGACGTAAAACCGCCCTCTTGGACTTTGCGATCTGGCCCCTCCGCCGGAGTCTTTTTGGCGGAGGGGTCGTGGTTTTGTTTGGATGGGTCAGACGACCCCTGTGAATGCTCTTGCGCCGCAAGCGGTGGGCCACCAGAACCCAGGAGTTGGCCGCCCGGCCACGCCGGCGTCTATTCCCGGCGGTACTCGATCCCGTGGTCCTCGCACCATTCAATCGCGACCTTCTCATAGGCGTCGTTCTTGAACTGGTACCAGCCCTCGATCACACCGAGAATGTGTGCCGTATCTTTGAATCGTCGGAATGCGCCTGAGCCGCGCAGCGAGGTCAACAGGATTTCCGCTTTGGAGTCATCGGGCAGGGACTCCGCGAAACGCTGCATCATGTCGTACTCATTGATCTCGAAGCGATCCGGCAGGGGGATATACGGTTTCCCGGCCATGACTTCGCGTGCCGTCTGCAACATGTCCTTGTCGAACTCGCTGTCTCCATCCCCACCGTCTACAGCCGAGAGTTCCTCCGTTGTAACCTCGACTACTTTGCCCGTTTCTATATTGAGATACGAGCTCACGTCTTCCGACTGCATCTGCATCGAATCCACAAGATCTTTTAGACGCACCTCTACAGACATGTTGGGCCTCACTCACTGATTAGGTGACCACTGTTGGAACTGACTGTGTCTTCACACTTGAAAGAAATACGAGCCCGCGCTGGTGAGTCAATAGGAGTTCTGTTGACGCACACGGTCAAGCAAACAGGTCGGTCCTGAACCGAGTTTCATCCAGATGATGTGAGTGGCAGTGAGGAACAGGGATGCAGCCGAAAAAAGTCTACCCCAAATAAAAACCCAGGTGGGTCGGTAAACCTACCTGGGTGGACGATATTAGGTAATCCACAGAAAGAGTAACACTTTCCGATTGCACAAAGAAAATACCCCCTCCCGCCAGGTTTGTCAAGGAAAAAATGCAGATTTTCTGCGGCTAATCGCCCCTCGACCGGACCCGCCCCTCCATCGGCAGGTCCCAACTGCTCAACCCGAAACCGAATTGGAGCCGGGTAAATCGGCCTAAATCGCTCTGGTTTAAGAACATCCAGAGGTGGCGCCGCAGGTGTCGCACTTCAGGCAGGTGCCGTTGCGGACCATGGTAAACTGGCCGCATTCGGCGCACATATCGCCCTCGTAACCTCTCAGGCGCGCGATTTCGATTCTCTCCCGGAAACGGTGGCTGGGCGCAGCAGACCCGGCATTTTCTGCCGGGGCGACAAGCTCAAGCACCGCTTGCGGTTTTGAAGATGCTTCTGCAGCCGAAGCCTGCATCGGCTCACCATCGGGGGTTCCTCCATGATTGCCGTTGCCCCCTCCGCCGTTACCGCCATTGCCGCCGCGCGGGTCAAAGCGAAGGTGGCTGCTGTACAGGTCATCACTCACACGGTTGCCACGAGTCAACTGCCCGGTGATCTGGGCTGTGGCTTCCTCTTCTTCTTCGAACTCGATTGATTCTTCCCGCGGGGCGCCAAGGGTGTCGCTGCGCAGATCGTCCTCGCTGATATGCGCCAGGTCGGTGCGGCCCAGGTAGCTTATCGCCAACTCGCGGAAGATATAGTCAATAATCGATGTGGACATCTTGATCGATTTATTGCCGGTCACGATCCCGCTCGGTTCAAACCGGCTGAACAAAAACGCCTCGACAAATTCCTCAAGTGGCACGCCGTGCTGTAGGCCGAGCGAAACCGAGATGGCGAAGCAGTTCATCAGGGAGCGGAACGCAGCCCCCTCGCGGTGCATATCGACAAAGATCTCACCGAGAGTGCCGTCGGAGTATTCCCCGGTGCGAAGGTAGATTTTGTGGCCGGCCACCACCGCCTTTTGCGTGTAGCCCGCGCGGCGATAGGGCAGGCGCCGCCGCTTGGCGATATAGCGGTAGACCAGGCGCTCGGCCATCTTCTGCGACACGTGCTGGACGGTCATGTCCTTCGCCACAGCGCCCTCGTCGAACAACTGCGCACTCAGCGGCTGGCTCAGCTTGGAGCCGTCGCGATAGAGCGCCACCGCCTTGTTCATCCCCTCCCAGGCGGTCAGATACGCGTTTTTGACATCTTCGATAGTTGCCTCAGCGGGCATGTTGATCGTCTTGGAGATCGCCCCCGAGATAAACGGCTGTGCCGCCGACATCATCTGGATATGCGCTTTGTAGCTGATGAACCGTTGTCCGGTCCGTCCGCACTTGTTGGCGCAGTCGAATATCGGCAGGTGGCTGTCCTTGAGGCCGGGGGCGCCCTCGACCGTCATGGTGCCGCAGCAGTACTCGTTGGCGGCAATGATCTGATCGGGGGTGAACCCGAGTTCCCTGAGCAGACTGAAATCCCATGATTCCGCCACTTTCGGCGTGAACCCCAGTGTTTCATGAACGAACTCTTCGCCGAGCACATGTTTGTTGAAAGCGAAGCTAATATCGAAGCAGGCGCCGAGCGCGCTTTCCACTTTCTGAACTTCCTCGTCGCCGAACCCTTTGGCTTTGAGCGACTCGTGATTCACAAACGGGGCGTCTTTGAGCGTCTTGCGGCCGGTAGCATGGGTGACAATCCGCTCGATCTCGTCCTCGGCATAACCGAGGCGGCGCAGAGCGATCGGGATCGACTGATTGATGATCTTGAAATATCCGCCGCCCGCCAGCTTCTTGAACTTCACGAGCGCGAAATCCGGCTCAATGCCGGTGGTATCGCAGTCCATGAGCAGGCCGATCGTCCCGGTCGGGGCGATTACGGTCGCCTGGGCGTTGCGATAGCCGTGGACCTCGCCCATTTCGAGCGCCTTGTCCCAGACCTCGCGGGCCGCCTGAGTCAGATCTTCCGGAAGGTAGTTAGGATTGATCCCGTGCGGCTTGATGGTCAGGCCTTCGTACTCCGAGCGGTCGGCGTTGTAGGCCGCGCGGCGATGGTTGCGGATGACCCGGAGCATGTGGTTCCGGTTGCGATAGAAGCCGGGGAACGGCCCGAGCTCTCTGGCCATTTCGGCCGAGGTCACGTACGCCTGACCGGTCAGGATACTCGAGAGCGCCCCGCACCAGGCGTAGGCTCGCGCCGAATCGTACGGGATACCCAGGCGCATGAGCACCGTGCCCAGGTTAGCGTAGCCCAGGCCAAGCGTGCGAAATTCGTAGCTCTTGCGGGCGATCTCTTTCGACGGGAACGACGCCATCAGCACCGAGATCTCCAGCACGATAGTCCAGAGCCTGATAGCGTGGCGGTACCCCTCGATATCCAACTGACCGGATTCGTCAAGGAACTTGGCGACATTGATCGAGGCCAGATTACAGGCAGTATCGTCGAGGAACATGTACTCCGAGCACGGATTGGAGGCATTGATACGGCCGTCCTCGGGGCACGTGTGCCATTCGTTGATGGTGGTATCGAACTGGACACCGGGGTCAGCGCATGACCAGGCGGCGTAGCTGATGCTCTCCCACAGATCGGTGGCCGGAATGGCTCTTGCACTCCTGCCGCTGGTGCGCACTCGGAGCGGCCAATCCTCGCGGGCTCGCAGCTTATCGAAGAAGGCGTTCGGTATGCGGACCGAGTTGTTGGAGTTTTGGCCCGCGACTGTCAAATAGGCTTCGCTATCCCAGTTGGTGTCGAGATCGACAAAATCGATTTCGGATACGCCCTGACGGGCTAATTCGAGGACCTTTTTGATATAAGCGGCCGGGACGGCATACTGCCGCGCCGAGGCGAGAGCGTTTCTTAGGGCCGGGTTCTTGGCAGGATCGGTTTCGACCTTCTGATGGCCATTGTCACCCTTGGCTGCTGTTGCCGCAAAGATATCTCGCAACTGCTGGCGAATGACTTTGGATCCGGCTACCAGCGCGGCGACTTTCTGCTCTTCGACCACTTTCCAGTTGATGAAGTCAAGAATATCGGGATGATCGAGATCGAGACAGACCATCTTGGCGGCGCGCCGGGTCGTACCGCCCGATTTGATGGCGCCGGCGGCGCGATCACCGATCCGCAGGAAAGACATCAGCCCCGATGATTTCCCGCCTCCGGAGAGTGGTTCGTTGACACCGCGAAGGTTGGAGAAGTTGCTGCCGGTTCCTGAGCCGTATTTGAATAGCCGCGCCTCGCGCACCCAGAGATCCATGATG
The sequence above is a segment of the Candidatus Zixiibacteriota bacterium genome. Coding sequences within it:
- a CDS encoding vitamin B12-dependent ribonucleotide reductase, translated to MKLQRFFTRDGESPYSRINFANRSSEIKNPDGTVVFKHDNIQVPEDWSPVAVDILAQKYFRKAGVPLVDQNGNPVLDEDGHQKTGGETDARQVFHRLADCWRKWGQRHGYFDTDHDARAFYDELVYMLAAQVAAPNSPQWFNTGLYETYGIAGKSQGHFYIDPETHVMTETKNAYERPQPHACFIQSVQDDLVNEGGIMDLWVREARLFKYGSGTGSNFSNLRGVNEPLSGGGKSSGLMSFLRIGDRAAGAIKSGGTTRRAAKMVCLDLDHPDILDFINWKVVEEQKVAALVAGSKVIRQQLRDIFAATAAKGDNGHQKVETDPAKNPALRNALASARQYAVPAAYIKKVLELARQGVSEIDFVDLDTNWDSEAYLTVAGQNSNNSVRIPNAFFDKLRAREDWPLRVRTSGRSARAIPATDLWESISYAAWSCADPGVQFDTTINEWHTCPEDGRINASNPCSEYMFLDDTACNLASINVAKFLDESGQLDIEGYRHAIRLWTIVLEISVLMASFPSKEIARKSYEFRTLGLGYANLGTVLMRLGIPYDSARAYAWCGALSSILTGQAYVTSAEMARELGPFPGFYRNRNHMLRVIRNHRRAAYNADRSEYEGLTIKPHGINPNYLPEDLTQAAREVWDKALEMGEVHGYRNAQATVIAPTGTIGLLMDCDTTGIEPDFALVKFKKLAGGGYFKIINQSIPIALRRLGYAEDEIERIVTHATGRKTLKDAPFVNHESLKAKGFGDEEVQKVESALGACFDISFAFNKHVLGEEFVHETLGFTPKVAESWDFSLLRELGFTPDQIIAANEYCCGTMTVEGAPGLKDSHLPIFDCANKCGRTGQRFISYKAHIQMMSAAQPFISGAISKTINMPAEATIEDVKNAYLTAWEGMNKAVALYRDGSKLSQPLSAQLFDEGAVAKDMTVQHVSQKMAERLVYRYIAKRRRLPYRRAGYTQKAVVAGHKIYLRTGEYSDGTLGEIFVDMHREGAAFRSLMNCFAISVSLGLQHGVPLEEFVEAFLFSRFEPSGIVTGNKSIKMSTSIIDYIFRELAISYLGRTDLAHISEDDLRSDTLGAPREESIEFEEEEEATAQITGQLTRGNRVSDDLYSSHLRFDPRGGNGGNGGGGNGNHGGTPDGEPMQASAAEASSKPQAVLELVAPAENAGSAAPSHRFRERIEIARLRGYEGDMCAECGQFTMVRNGTCLKCDTCGATSGCS
- a CDS encoding UPF0158 family protein encodes the protein MSVEVRLKDLVDSMQMQSEDVSSYLNIETGKVVEVTTEELSAVDGGDGDSEFDKDMLQTAREVMAGKPYIPLPDRFEINEYDMMQRFAESLPDDSKAEILLTSLRGSGAFRRFKDTAHILGVIEGWYQFKNDAYEKVAIEWCEDHGIEYRRE
- a CDS encoding sigma-54 dependent transcriptional regulator → MPNILVVEDKDSMRNMLHETLTEEGYRVDSVPNGRQAIDLVSIKSYDLVLTDLRMPEVDGLALLSRVKELDSDTSVIVMTAYGTIEDAVSAMKNGAFDFLTKPFDTEHLCVLVGRALENRRLLAENSLLREELLSQYGIDNIIGKNAKMIELGQLVQKVSRSDASVLLQGESGTGKELFARAIHNLSPRKDGPYITINCAAIPGELLENELFGSEKGAFTGAHARKMGKFEIADGGTIFLDEIGDMDVALQAKLLRVLQQKNFERLGGNKTVDVDVRVIAATNMDLPELIRQKRFREDLYYRLSVFPLNIPSLRDRPDDVPLLSEAFVAKYCREMRKPEKALTKEAMSLLEKYHWPGNVRELENTIERAVILAEGRKITPEHLAIRLRRTDEIQLREGAGLKEIGAYAQMQAERGAIIRVLKEVRGNKRKAARVLKIDYTTLFDKIKKYNIDREEE
- a CDS encoding metalloregulator ArsR/SmtB family transcription factor encodes the protein MDERIYSRYFKAFGEPTRLRILRLLTGKPLTVNEIAERIDLAQSTVSRHLAVLREAGILSDRRDGQQVFYSLNKGTVRACCDGFCDCLDISPRERAKKK